A section of the Macaca thibetana thibetana isolate TM-01 chromosome 10, ASM2454274v1, whole genome shotgun sequence genome encodes:
- the ZNF343 gene encoding zinc finger protein 343 isoform X3, whose translation MATLTENFHSSAEPKPEIYPCSSCLLAFSCQQFLSQHVLQIFLGLCAENHFHPGNSSPRHWKQQGQQYSHLSCWYENAEGQERGGGSKPWSPRTEERETSRAFPSPLQRQSASPRKGNMVVEVEPSSAQRPNPVQPDKGLKESETLRFGAINCRECEPDRSLESNFITNPRTLLGKKPYICSDCGRSFKDRSALIRHHRTHSMEKPYVCSECGRGFSQKSNLSRHQRTHSEEKPYLCRECGQSFRNKSILKRHQWTHSEEKPYVCSECGRGFSEKSSFIRHQRTHSGEKPYVCLECGRGFCDKSTLRKHQRIHSGEKPYVCRECGRGFSQNSDLIKHQRTHLDEKPYVCRECGRGFCDKSTLIIHERTHSGEKPYVCGECGRGFSRTSLLLVHQRTHSGEKHYVCRECRRGFSQKSNLIRHQRTHSNEKPYICRECGRGFCDKSTLIVHERTHSGEKPYVCSECGRGFSRKSLLLVHQRIHSGEKHYVCRECGRGFSHKSNLVRHQRTH comes from the coding sequence ATGGCTACTCTAACTGAAAACTTTCATTCTTCAGCAGAACCAAAGCCAGAAATCTACCCTTGTTCCTCCTGCCTTCTGGCCTTCTCCTGTCAGCAATTCCTCAGCCAGCATGTACTTCAGATCTTCCTGGGCTTATGTGCAGAAAATCACTTCCATCCAGGGAATTCTAGCCCAAGGCATTGGAAACAGCAGGGGCAGCAGTATTCCCATCTAAGCTGTTGGTATGAAAATGCAGAAGGTCAGGAGAGAGGAGGTGGCTCCAAACCCTGGTCTCCaaggacagaggagagagaaacctCAAGGGCATTCCCCAGCCCACTCCAAAGACAGTCAGCAAGTCCCAGAAAAGGCAACATGGTGGTAGAAGTAGAGCCCAGCTCAGCCCAAAGACCAAACCCTGTGCAGCCAGACAAAGGCTTGAAGGAATCAGAAACCTTGAGATTTGGAGCAATCAACTGTAGAGAGTGTGAACCGGACCGTAGCCTGGAATCAAACTTTATTACAAACCCAAGGACTCTCTTAGGGAAGAAGCCCTACATTTGCAGTGATTGTGGGCGAAGCTTTAAAGATAGAtcagccctcatcagacaccatcGTACACACTCGATGGAGAAGCCTTATGTGTGCAGTGAGTGCGGGCGAGGTTTTAGCCAGAAGTCCAACCTCAGCAGACACCAGAGAACACATTCAGAAGAGAAGCCTTACTTGTGCAGGGAGTGTGGGCAAAGCTTTAGAAATAAGTCCATCCTCAAGAGACATCAGTGGACTCACTCAGAGGAGAAGCCCTATGTTTGCAGTGAGTGTGGGCGAGGCTTTAGTGAGAAGTCATCCTTCATCAGACACCAGAGGACACACTCCGGTGAGAAACCCTATGTGTGCCTGGAGTGTGGACGAGGCTTTTGTGACAAGTCAACCCTCAGAAAACACCAGAGGATACACTCAGGGGAGAAGCCTTATGTTTGCAGGGAGTGTGGACGAGGCTTTAGCCAGAACTCAGATCTCATCAAACACCAGAGGACACACTTGGATGAGAAGCCTTATGTTTGCAGGGAGTGTGGGAGAGGCTTTTGCGACAAGTCAACCCTCATCATACACGAGCGGACGCACTCTGGAGAGAAGCCTtatgtgtgtggtgagtgtggcCGAGGCTTTAGTCGGACATCACTCCTCCTTGTCCACCAGAGGACACACTCAGGGGAGAAGCATTATGTCTGCAGGGAGTGTAGGAGAGGTTTTAGCCAGAAGTCAAATCTCATCAGACACCAGAGGACACACTCAAATGAGAAGCCTTATATTTGCAGGGAATGTGGGCGAGGCTTTTGTGACAAGTCAACCCTCATTGTACATGAGAGGACACACTCAGGAGAGAAGCCTTACGTGTGCAGTGAGTGTGGCCGAGGCTTTAGCCGGAAATCACTCCTCCTTGTCCACCAGAGGATACACTCAGGGGAGAAGCATTATGTTTGTAGGGAGTGTGGGCGAGGCTTTAGTCATAAGTCAAATCTCGTCAGACACCAGAGGACACACTGA